One part of the Xiphophorus maculatus strain JP 163 A chromosome 1, X_maculatus-5.0-male, whole genome shotgun sequence genome encodes these proteins:
- the LOC102226944 gene encoding calcium/calmodulin-dependent protein kinase type 1D-like — MGRQEGDYAWKKNTENIQEIFEFIEELGSGAFSEVYMVRERKTGKTFAMKCVKKKKKRDINLENEIAVLRKIQHENVVGMEDLYESRTHYYIIMHLVSGGELFDRILDRGVYSEKDASRVIQQVLEAVSFLHQNGIVHRDLKPENILYYSQDEDSKIMISDFGLSKMAENGIMSTACGTPGYVAPEVLAQKPYSKAVDCWSIGVITYILLCGYPPFYEESETRLFSKIMKAQYEFDSPFWDNISESAKDFIRNMMQKNPSMRYTTEQALRHPWIIGKTARSQDIYYSVSSQIQKNFAQSKWKQAFNAAVAINHMKKLQLAHTELALRQASVPDIKVIDVSSPTKSRKHPDPEKPEAKKEDINGNISETQLMSLPPSHVDLKNHFHPLKASQSQNAAQHAPTMAEQGKHVYHSEPANLNGYAKNRNGKTVQTGVCSIM, encoded by the exons AGGCGCGTTCTCTGAGGTCTACATGGTGAGAGAGCGGAAGACCGGGAAGACGTTCGCCATGAAGtgtgtgaagaagaaaaagaagagggacATCAACCTGGAGAACGAGATTGCTGTGCTGAGAAA AATCCAACATGAGAATGTTGTAGGGATGGAAGATCTCTACGAAAGTCGGACGCATTACTACATCATCATGCATCT gGTTTCGGGCGGTGAGCTGTTCGACCGTATTCTGGACCGCGGCGTTTATTCAGAGAAGGACGCCAGCAGGGTGATCCAGCAGGTTCTGGAAGCCGTCAGCTTCCTGCATCAAAACGGCATCGTGCATCGAGACCTCAAG CCAGAGAACATCCTCTATTACAGCCAGGACGAAGACTCCAAGATTATGATCAGTGACTTCGGCCTGTCAAAGATGGCCGAAAACGGCATCATGTCCACAGCGTGCGGCACCCCAGGTTACGTAG cTCCTGAAGTTTTAGCACAGAAGCCCTACAGCAAGGCAGTCGACTGCTGGTCCATTGGAGTAATCACATACATCCT ACTCTGTGGTTATCCTCCTTTTTATGAAGAAAGTGAGACAAGACTCTTTTCCAAGATCATGAAGGCTCAGTATGAGTTTGACTCACCATTTTGGGATAACATATCTGAATCTG CCAAGGATTTCATCCGTAATATGATGCAGAAGAACCCCAGCATGCGCTACACCACAGAGCAAGCTCTCAGACACCCCTG GATAATCGGAAAGACGGCTCGGAGCCAAGACATCTACTACTCCGTCAGCTCTCAGATCCAGAAGAACTTCGCCCAGTCCAAGTGGAAG CAAGCCTTCAACGCCGCTGTAGCCATCAATCACatgaagaagctgcagctggCGCACACAGAGCTGGCCCTGCGGCAGGCCAGCGTCCCAGACATCAAAGTGATCGATGTGTCTTCGCCAACAAAGAGTCGCAAACATCCGGATCCGGAAAAACCAGAGGCCAAGAAAGAAGACATCAACGGCAACATAAGCGAGACGCAGCTCATGTCTCTGCCCCCGAGCCACGTCGATCTGAAGAACCACTTCCACCCACTGAAGGCCAGTCAGAGCCAGAACGCCGCGCAGCACGCGCCCACCATGGCCGAGCAGGGGAAGCACGTGTACCACTCAGAGCCCGCCAACCTGAACGG atatgCTAAAAACCGGAATGGGAAGACTGTACAGACCGGAGTTTGCTCTATCATGTGA